AGGGCGTACGCCGGAACTGTCGGTCTTGGCCTCGGGAGCGGCATCGGGAAGCAAAGTGGGGATATCGAGGTTGATGCAGCTGAGAAATCTGCAGCCTCTCAGGTGTCTTGTGCAGGAAAAGTCCCAGCATCCAAGTAAGACTCGAACCATACACATCGAGACCAGTTTATAAAGTTGATGTACTAACAAATGTAGTAGTCTGCAAGTCTATTTTAAGCATTACTTAAGCAAAAACATAAGCACTGAAAGTTTTTGTATAAACTTCATATGTTTCAATAAGATATGGAAGATGTAATCAAATTGACTTCGTCATCTCCAATTTATTCGAAGGGCACAAGTGGTGGGGTGGCCACCGGTGAGATCATTCAGGAAGAGGACATTGGAGAGCTGCAAATACGTGAAGGTGGCGGCAGATGGAGTTCCATATCTGCGCAAAGTCGACCTTCGGACGTACAACAGCTATGACGAGCTCTTGAGGGCATTGGAGGGTATGTTCTATTGCTTCACCGGGGACGGTAAGCGTACCTATGCTTTAAACTGGTCATGCTAGTTTGATGTGTTGACGCACTCACGGCATCGTGGGATTGCCATTCAGGTAGTCATTCGGAAGAGAGCAAGGCCGCGGATCCAGCCAAGGAAATGGAGTATGTGCCCACGTACGAGGACGGTGACGGCGATTGGATGCTGGCAGGCGACGTCCCTTGGAAGTAATAaccattgtgaatttttggtgcaTGCTTGAGTTTGCAGGGCGTGGCCTGTATAGATTCATTAGGTGCCTCCAGAGTCGTGCTTCAGGCTGGAACTTCgcattatatttgataattccCATCTTGAAAAGAACCTTAGGGCGCAAGAACAATGTTTTTGTAGCTGGATAGGGCTCCGCGAGGAAGAATTCGTGGTAGAATGTGCAGATTTGCTCTCATTTTGCTTCGACTCTGTTGAAAAACCAGCCAGCTAGTGTTCTTTCTTCAGCCTGCTGGCCGATAACTCGAAACTACATTGTTTTGATTAACACTGACTTTTGCTTCATCGATGGTAAAATTGCAGAATGTTTGCAGAGTCGTGCAAGCGCATTCGGTTGATGAAGAGCTCAGACGCTGCTGGGTTCGGTAGATAATTTTCCTCACGTAACTCATTTTGTTGATCCGGGTATTCAAGACATTTTCTACCGCAGTATACTAATGGAGATATCATGTTTGTGCAGCTCCAAGAACTCCAAAACGCAGGGGCTGAGTGGGGTACTGGCCAAATTTGCTGGGCCAGAGAGCATTGGTTATGAGAAGATTTTCTGGTTTCCTAGtagttttttaatttagctACCAATGTTGTATATGAAGCCGCACACCCTTCTTTCAGAGTGTAAAACATGAAATAAATCTAGTTCTAATTGCTTCTAACAAGCATTTACTCGACTTGGCAATCGGAAAGCACCATCTTCTCGGCTTTGGCTAGATCAAAACATGATCTTTTCAGCACAACGCCGAGACTTTCTTCCATGTGCCACCGCTTAAGCAGTGATTACACaagattaaagaaagaaagaatcaatgatcaTGAATCATGAGATCAATTGATATAATAACAATTTACACGAAGATGCTTCACACTACTACTATACCGGTATGAATGACCCATTGGAGACTTTTATGAGGAACTTGCACTGAAATTAATCTGgttaaagacacgaccatcacTCTGACGACAGCATCAAAAGCTACTCTGTATCTAAATATACAAGGAAACGGGTACTCTCTTTGAGATTGACCAAGttagaccaaaataaaaattgtacGTGCAAATGCAAATGTTGTAAGGGGTTCAGGGTTGAAAATGTGGTGTGACCTGCGAGCTCATTCCATGACACAGTTCTAATGAATCCTGATTTGCCCGACCAATTTGTAAAACACCAAACCTATGGCTACAATGACAATCAAAAGGCAAGGATTTTAATTGTAGAAATCATCTGTCTACCTTCCTCAAACAAACTAACTAATTGCTTCCAATTCATTACCCTTTCAAATCTCAGCATCATTTGGGTAAAAAATCTTCAGCATCGGTCTACACAACTGCATCCAACATCTATTCGTCCTTGCTTGTGAAAAAAGTGAGCACTCGGAACAGAATGTATAGATATCAACAATAATGTTGAACGACTAATCTTCTTCAATCGCAGACAGGGTAACCTCACGGACTGGAATCATAGCCACTGCAATATAAAGGA
This genomic interval from Rhodamnia argentea isolate NSW1041297 chromosome 4, ASM2092103v1, whole genome shotgun sequence contains the following:
- the LOC115754928 gene encoding auxin-responsive protein IAA1-like, giving the protein MHAQQKMSSSPETADGSLDSDATGMDTELTLGLPRDGGSKAAIAGAKRAYAGTVGLGLGSGIGKQSGDIEVDAAEKSAASQVSCAGKVPASKAQVVGWPPVRSFRKRTLESCKYVKVAADGVPYLRKVDLRTYNSYDELLRALEGMFYCFTGDGNHSEESKAADPAKEMEYVPTYEDGDGDWMLAGDVPWKMFAESCKRIRLMKSSDAAGFAPRTPKRRG